TTACCACATCCTTGAATAGTACTGTACTTTCCCTCAAGTACAACTCTTGCTCAGGGTTGGAGTTAAGACATTGGTCTTGCTGGGCCTTTCATCTCCCTACATGTAGCTGTTCTTGTGAACAGTAAGATGAGTAACATGATTTTTAGGTTATTTAAATCTGATAGGTTTTACAAACCTGATGAAGCATTTGTGAGGCTGTTTAACAAAGAGTTCAAGACTGGAAGAATTTGATTGCCCACACTGATGTTGTTGGTGGAATCTCTTCCACTGGCAAAATCAGGCTTGCTTATCTTGGAGAATGAGTGGACTTCACATTTCAGTATTATGTACCTAAAATAATTCCAGTATAAAAAATAACTCAGAAACTTTAATACCACACTTCTTTCAGTCTAATTTAACTTGCTGAAAAGTGACAGTAGCTTAGCCCAGCAGGACACCACAAAATGTGGTtaagctgctgctggcagccaaGCTACTTTTTTTAGAGGCTACACAAGTTTCTCTCTAGCCAGGCTGCTTTTCAGTATGAACAAGTCTATATCAcccaatgtaaaaaaaaaaaaaaatattcattttatttttcagtaatttctaCCAATCCGGATGTACTGGTAAAATTAGGAAAACAAGAGGTaagactttttgtttgttgaaagataattctaaaaatgttgaaaaaaatgaaagtatgtAGAATTCCTGCATTTTCCTATGACTACTCCTGTGATGGACTACTGCTAAGATACTGTGTATGTTTCTTCAGGCATTGTTGTTGTTCTAATGTTTTCTAGTGTATTATAACTACTAAAATTTCGTGGTTGTAATGATCgatcttttaaacaaaaagttttTACATATTGCATTCCATACTCGATAAAAAATAATGGAACATTATGTGTTACACAAAAAAGTGAGCATTCTTAGATTTAGAGTTCTGTGaccataatttaaaaataaatttttgagTTCTTCCAGCCTTGGAAGAAAGACCAAATCAAGAATGTCTTAGCGGTAGCTTTACAGTATAGTGATTGGACATATGTATGTGACATGACCTGAGAATATTCCTTTGGctatgtcttttaaaatactttctggttttcttcttcctagCAGATTGTGTCCCTCTAGTATCACTCACAACAGGGAATCCAGCCACTGTTAACACTATTAACAAGTTATTTGGTTATATATTTTCAGTTGACTTTCGTGCTATGGCATGTTTGATCTGATATCCCATTTTGTGGCCTATTTTGTTGAGGATTCcgaatttttttcagatgtataCAGCGTGTTCCCTTCTgtagaatattttcaaaattttgatTTCTTTGAGCTAAAGATTGAAATTCTCATAGTTTATATAGATGGAGACAAAATACGTCTAAATCATAGTTTTGTATTTTAGACATGTAAACTATTAGAAATACTGCTTTGTAGAACATAATACACTAAGGAAAGACTTGACTCAGTCCAATGCTATACATTTTATGTTGGTGCAATTAGCAGGGATTAGCAGCTGCAATGATTTAGACTGCACAGCTCTGGTGCTCTAGATGTTTTCTCCTCAGTCTTCCACCAGATGAGTAGTTCATGTGTGTGCTCCATAATCTGCTTCAGGTAAAATTGACCATGTTGTTTTACAGAGCTTCAATTAGACACTAATGAGCAGCTTGTGACAGTAATGTTTTAAATAGCTCCAACTGGAGTTTAAAACAATGTGTCACTATATAACCATGTTTCTTAAGAAATTACAGATAATTTTGGCCCTATTTACCAGATTTATAGATGTAACCTTACATAGAACAAATACTACAGGCTGGACTATCTGCAAActggaggttttattttttatagttGCAGAAAGTAGAGAATGATCTTAAAATGATGCTGTCAACAGTTGCGTCAAAGAATAGGCGACTGGAAGAAGATCTGAAAAGGTAATGTAATAATTTGGATTTATGGGTGCTGTAAGCTTTTTTACCacacattattttgttttttactatCCAGAAAAACTATTTATATTTTGTGCCATTTCCTACTTTTTATGTTTCAAAGAGAGCAGCAGTGGCTTGAAGATCAGGAGCAGATACTACATGTTCTTAATCGAATTGAACACGAGATAAAAGCCCAAGATGAAGAAATTTCCCAAGAAAGGTATTTCTGCAGTGCTGAGTTTTTATGTTGAAGAACTTAAATATCAACAAAAGCAAATGAGCAAGCAAACTCCTAGAACATACCCTTGTTTTGTTAAGTAGATCAAATAGTAACTCAGTAACTCATGTTTGAAACACGGAAAACACTGCTATCTGCTTATATCCTGTGATTTGAGATGCTGAACTTAAAACAATAGAAAGTAAGGCTCTTTTTTTACTTAAGAAGAACTTTTTAATTACTAGATTGAATTTCATATTGTACTTCTATATTTTTAGTATTAGCTCAAAAAAGGAGTTATTGTGTGAACTACAAAATAAGATGTTGCAACTAAAGACATCTAAGAAAGACCTCTTGAATACTTTGCATAAATTCATAGAAGAACATTTTCCCCTTCCAAGGAAAGATGGAATTGCTGCAAACAAGGTAAGGTTTTCTCAATAACTATTAAATTTGGAATGTTCAGTTTCTATTTAATTAGATGCCATATCTCTTTAAAGTCACTAGTATAGAATTTGCagttatattttgaaataagtatATTTCTTACAGTTGATTCTGTAGGTTAAATTGGTATTTTCAGGTTCGTTTATATTATTTAATGCTGTTCCCAGCtgggtattttcttttttaatgcatgTATCCTTTACCCAATGAGATGCATAGCAATGTGTTGTATTTCTTACTGAACTGCAAGCTGTGCCAAACTTGGAAATGGTGAGGGGTTCACTCCAGATTGTTCCACTTCCTTCTTCACTGGACTAGGCAAGTGGATTCATATTTTCCTTGGCAAAGCAAATTTTAATTGTCTAACAATGTTTTTGGAACAATAATAAGGACAAGTGTTTATAATTACAATGTAGTTTGGAATGTTAGCCATCAGTTTCTGTTCAGGCAAACTAGGCCAAAAAATATGTGAAACTTTAGGGAAAAAAGGCAGTCAGAGTATTTTGCATAATAAATTCAAAGTCTGCagtaaaaatacactttttaccATTATTATTTGAAAGAATAGTTACaaaaaagctacagaaaaggcagagtttgatttttatttcagatacaTTTAATAATACAATAATATAAAGGATTTCTTTAATCCAGTTCCCTGTTATTTCAGACAACCACATAATATAATTTCTATAATATTATCATTGAGCTCCATTCtaaaactaattatttttgttactacTGTTTCTATTGGAGTTTGTTCTAGTACCTCAGTACTCTGGTCAGAAACTCCTAACTTCCAGTTTCAATTTATTCACGTTAAATATAGATCTATATATTCTTATGCCAGCATTGTCCTTAGAAtagctctttttctttcttgtatttattCTTCCTGATCTATTTCTAGACAGCAATCTTATaccctctttctttgttctggtAATTGAACTagcaaaacttttttcttctgttagatttttttttcaattcccTGGCCTATCCTCAGGATGCCCATTTTCTATATTTGCATCCTCTTGGATTAATCTTGCTTGGAAACTGGTAAAACccaatattatttaaaaaaacacaacctgTTTTTTCACAGAAGTGTATATTTTgcacataaaaataacaattgGAACCTTCAAGGCATGATGACCATTTTCAAATCTTATTCAGCCATCTTCAAGCATCTTTATTGTGTTTCACTCAGCCTAGTAtcaagataaagacagaaagacaggcATTATTGAGCCTTAACTCCATGGTTTGCAAGGTTTCCATGGAGTAGGCAGcatgtctgctttctgtggtttGTGGCTTTCTGAAGGTGAGAATATTAAGACTGTGACTGGACAAAAGAAGCCAGAACTTGCTTTGGATTATTAAAAATCCAAATTTGCCTTTCACAAATTCTTTATTGCTTATATTCTTCTGTTCCAGAAGTGGAATTCGTCTAAGGTGCTGCATAGCTGTTTATATCTTAGGACTTAAGTTGAGATGTTCAACAGCAGTGCTGAGTAAGCAGTCACCAgctctgtattttctgctttattttgttgaaTGTGAAGTGGATGGGGAAAAAGGAtaaaattcatagaatcatagaatgttctgagttggaagggacccacaaggatcattgagtccagttcctgtccctgcatgtgacaaccccacagttcacaccatgtgtctgagggtgttgtccagtctcttcttgaacactgtcaggcttggggctgtgacacctccctggggagcctgttcagtgctccagcaccttctgggtgaagaaccttttcctaatatccaattaaAACcttaacatttcattttaaaattttaaaatatatatttttttaataattttagagTAATCAGGTGCACCACACAACAGAACAAGCAGTTTTGTTGGCATTGCTCCCTAAGGAATCCTTATCACTTTATAGGCAAATAGGTTTGATTTGCTTGCTACAAATGAAAACAGGTTGTTTTTGAATTATATcaataacttattttctttttttttcccccagtttttAATGATTCTATTTCTTAAGCTTGGCCAGTTTTTTAATTGAAGTCAGAGTAAGAATAAACAAATATTCATTAGTACATCATGAACAAATATCAAGGCACTATGAATTGAAGTCAAGCTGTGTCAAATGTGCATTGTAAACATTCTTCTAAAgttcacaaaataattttattttttcctacaagATCTTATTTGTAGAATGGGTTGCACTGTACTAcattataaatatgtatttgattttatttaaaggtAAACCTAGGTATATACACTATGATCACTtaagattaatattttaaaatacttaattcaaaaaatgttatatataatgtatatgaTATTGAACTGGTGTATTTAAGTACTACATTGTATTTCTATCATGAATAAATCTGAGTAAAAGTCCTCAACTGTTTTATACTATGCAATCAAATAATtgtgtgattatttttctttgtcaatTAACATTTTTCCTGACTATTTAGCTTTGAGTTTTTTTAATTCGGCTGGGGGGGTGGTTATCTTTGCAGAATCCTTCTGAACAGCCAGCTGAACTGATAACACTGAATGAAATCATAgaggtaatatttttttttacatagacATCTGAGGGATTTTTCAATGCTGAGAACTGattataatatattaataaGATAAAATACAGTATATGACATAGGGTTAAGATAGTTAATTGAAAAGCAGAATGTTTAAGAATGTTATGTCAGATTCCTATTTCAATTCCTATCAAATTAAACCcccaattttttaaaagagatgtgGGAATAGTTTAGATAACTAAATTTTCTCCTTAAGCTGGAGAATTAATATcccttatttcttaattttataattattattttaaagaagttttgGGAGCCTTAGTGGCTCATGGGAGGGGAGAAATGCTACACTTAATAGAAAAAGAATTGTTCCATTTCATGCTATATTTTATACTGTTCaataaaagtatttctgaaattaatacAATAACAGTTATAAAATTACCAATTAATGTGTAGTCTTGTGTATTAACTGGATTATCTTCTcatgtgaggaaatcaaattAATGTGTTTCATGCATTTCTAATTGATTTTTATAAGTATGCCAGCATTGCTTAGTGCGTATTTTAATCACAGTGCAATTTATTAATTTGAATTGCAAAGCATAAATTTGAAGGagcattaaaaaatgttttcactagCATTGTTCCTTCTTGTCTTAAATGTAGCTTTTGAAATGAGACTTCCTATTCCTCCTCAATCCTCACTCTTCAGACAGTTGTAAGAACTTATGTGTAAGACCTCTCTGGGGAAAGAAGTTTTTTCCTGAGGGAAAACTTGATTAATAACAACTTTCTGGTATTAAGATGCTATGATCTGGTCACTATGACATTGTTGTACTTGAGTTTAAAGCCCAGACTTTGGGCTTACATCATTAAAATCATTTAACATGCTTCAAGTATCTCAGCATGCCTATTAATGCCAAATTAGGCAGAGCTTGAAAATAGATCAGAATTTAAAATAGCCACATTCTCTATggaattaaaattttaaagctCTTCTAGTGCTTTAAAATTACCCTTCATATTTTTCTGATATTGTTAATCTCAAAATGTGAACATATCCATGTAAAGTCTGATTTCCATTTGGAAGAACAAACTACTTCCAAAAATTCAggcttatttttaatgttaactATCTTGGCATAAACTGTCCATGTCCCTTATCTTTGTTTTATGggaggtggtttttttgttgttgttgagcaACTTGGTTCTAGCTTCAAGTGCCTGTTAAAtttcaaaagtgttttcttgcaTACAGATAGTAGTTTCTTAAGGAGACATGCAAAGTCATTGTTGTATTATAATTACAGATTTAGGCTTTGCTGTTGTACAAATGTAATTCATTCACAGAATTACAATCAGTGCATGTGTTCCTAACCGTGGCTCCCCATCCATGTGTTTGTTAAATAATGAAAGTGTACATTTTAATAAATCCACTTTGACAAGCCAGCTGTGTACATTTATATTATTTAGGTATATCAGTACCTACTTCATTAAGTTACTGTAAGTAGTAAGCAAGCAGTAAGCTCTTTTCTCATGCAAGCCTCAGAATTTTTATTATACTAATTTTCATCGCAGTAATGAGCTGT
The Columba livia isolate bColLiv1 breed racing homer chromosome Z, bColLiv1.pat.W.v2, whole genome shotgun sequence genome window above contains:
- the CENPK gene encoding centromere protein K isoform X1 — protein: MAECIQDIISGPVSPVDAKEGLLYECEHIWKLLEECQSHMLLLGTETLLKSNAKLSMLMTRVRALSVEFRQWQTRCPELISTNPDVLVKLGKQELQKVENDLKMMLSTVASKNRRLEEDLKREQQWLEDQEQILHVLNRIEHEIKAQDEEISQESISSKKELLCELQNKMLQLKTSKKDLLNTLHKFIEEHFPLPRKDGIAANKNPSEQPAELITLNEIIEILVSKLTDTPHEPYVTINDSFWVPYIELLLRCGIVLRHPEDPKRIRLEAFHI
- the CENPK gene encoding centromere protein K isoform X3, whose product is MLLLGTETLLKSNAKLSMLMTRVRALSVEFRQWQTRCPELISTNPDVLVKLGKQELQKVENDLKMMLSTVASKNRRLEEDLKREQQWLEDQEQILHVLNRIEHEIKAQDEEISQESISSKKELLCELQNKMLQLKTSKKDLLNTLHKFIEEHFPLPRKDGIAANKNPSEQPAELITLNEIIEILVSKLTDTPHEPYVTINDSFWVPYIELLLRCGIVLRHPEDPKRIRLEAFHI